The following are encoded together in the Citrus sinensis cultivar Valencia sweet orange chromosome 1, DVS_A1.0, whole genome shotgun sequence genome:
- the LOC102623489 gene encoding ADP-ribosylation factor → MGLSFTKLFSKLFAKKEMRILMVGLDAAGKTTILYKLKLGEIVTTIPTIGFNVETVEYKNISFTVWDVGGQDKIRPLWRHYFQNTQGLIFVVDSNDRDRVVEARDELHRMLNEDELRDAVLLVFANKQDLPNAMNAAEITDKLGLHSLRQRHWYIQSTCATSGEGLYEGLDWLSNNIATKA, encoded by the exons ATGGGGCTGTCTTTCACCAAGCTTTTCAGTAAGTTATTTGCAAAGAAGGAGATGCGAATTCTTATGGTCGGTCTTGATGCAGCTGGTAAAACCACAATTTTATATAAGCTTAAGTTAGGGGAGATCGTTACCACCATCCCCACCATTG GTTTCAATGTGGAGACTGTGGAATACAAGAATATTAGCTTCACTGTCTGGGATGTTGGAGGTCAAGACAAG ATTCGACCTTTGTGGAGACactattttcaaaatacaCAAGGTCTTATCTTTGTGGTTGACAGCAATGATCGTGACCGTGTTGTTGAGGCTAGAGATGAGCTGCACAGGATGTTGAATGAG GATGAGTTGAGGGATGCTGTGTTGCTTGTGTTTGCAAACAAACAAGATCTTCCAAATGCAATGAATGCTGCCGAGATCACTGACAAGCTTGGCCTTCATTCTCTCCGACAACGTCACTG GTATATCCAGAGCACTTGTGCCACTTCTGGAGAAGGGCTCTACGAGGGACTAGACTGGCTCTCAAACAACATTGCTACCAAG GCTTAG